CGCGCGCGGCGAGCGGCAGGGCGCCGAGCGCAACAGCGCCAGCGGCGGCTTGCAATAAGGATCGGCGTTGCATGTTTCCTCCCATTTTCATTGCCCGCCGGGTGCGGGGACACCGCTTTATGGCCGACCCGGGCCCGACCCTCAATCCCCCGCGGCGTCGCCCGCCCGCCATTCCGCGTTTTCGCCATCACGCAGATCCCGGCACATCATCGCGATGGCAGGCAAACCGATGGCTGGCGTCGCCACGCAATTCCGGCACTTCGACCCGACAGCGATCAAACGCATAAGGGCAACGGGTATGAAACCGGCAGCCCGCCGGCGGGTTGCGCGGGCTCGGGATGTCGCCGGCGAGCACGATCCGCCGCCGCTTCGCCGCCGGATCGGGCTGCGGCACCGCCGACAATAGCGCCTCGGTATAAGGGTGCCGGGGCCGGGAAAATACCTCGTCCCGCGGGCCGATCTCGACGATTTTGCCGAGATACATCACAGCGACGCGATGCGTGAGATGCTCGACGATCGCGAGATCGTGGCTGATGAACAATAAGGCGAGGCCGAGTTCCTTCTGCAGATCCACCAGAAGATTGATGATCTGGGCCTTGACCGACACATCGAGGGCCGAGACCGCCTCATCGCAGATGATCAGATCGGGGTGCGGGGCGAGCGCGCGGGCGATGGCGATGCGCTGGCGCTGGCCGCCGGAAAATTCATGCGGCCGGCGATCGAGTGCTGCGCGCGGCAATTGGACTTGATCGAGCAGTTCGAAGATACGCGCATCACGCGCCGCCGTGCCCCGCGCCAGTCCGAAATTCGTGAGTGGCTCGGCCAGGCACGCGCGCACCGAAAGCCGTGGGTTGAGGCTGCTGAACGGATCCTGGAAAACGATCTGCATACGCTGGCGCAATTGGCGCATGCGGCCGCGCGAAAGCTGATCGATCCGCGTGCCATCGAGCCAGATTTCCCCGCTGCTGAGCGGGGTCAGGCCGAGAATTGTGCGCCCGACCGTCGATTTTCCCGAACCCGACTCGCCGACCAGCGCCAACGTCTCGCCCCGCGCGAGCGTGAAGCTCAGATCATCGACGGCGCGCACACGCCCGGTAATCCCCCCCAACAAGCCGCCGCGAATGAGAAAATGCTTGACCAAGCCATTGACTTCGAGGAGCGGCGCGGGGCTCATACCGTGCCCTCCGCGGACGCATAATGGCAGGCGGCGAAATGACCGGGCGCGATTTCCCGCACCATCGGGGTGATCGCGCGACAGGGATCACCGGCGAGGGGACAGCGAGAGGCAAAAGCGCATCCCTCGATCGATTGCAAAAGGCTCGGCACCTGGCCAGG
This portion of the Acidibrevibacterium fodinaquatile genome encodes:
- a CDS encoding ABC transporter ATP-binding protein is translated as MSPAPLLEVNGLVKHFLIRGGLLGGITGRVRAVDDLSFTLARGETLALVGESGSGKSTVGRTILGLTPLSSGEIWLDGTRIDQLSRGRMRQLRQRMQIVFQDPFSSLNPRLSVRACLAEPLTNFGLARGTAARDARIFELLDQVQLPRAALDRRPHEFSGGQRQRIAIARALAPHPDLIICDEAVSALDVSVKAQIINLLVDLQKELGLALLFISHDLAIVEHLTHRVAVMYLGKIVEIGPRDEVFSRPRHPYTEALLSAVPQPDPAAKRRRIVLAGDIPSPRNPPAGCRFHTRCPYAFDRCRVEVPELRGDASHRFACHRDDVPGSA